A region of Acidobacteriota bacterium DNA encodes the following proteins:
- a CDS encoding methyltransferase domain-containing protein — MKSFRLPFLRQVRAGPRDLEVSMVGLKLGGSVLQLGGRDPVLIAELARVAGISGTAIAVVETEEEAGAIQHAAEQTGVLIDIRTASLSALPCDPESVDIVVVPSLLGTLRMNQRVLCLQQALRVLRPGGRIIVVETAPRGGLGAIFSQRTLDRTFVMNGGAKGALDAEGFRAVRLLAEREGKQFFEAARP, encoded by the coding sequence ATGAAGTCGTTCAGACTGCCGTTCCTGCGCCAGGTACGCGCCGGTCCCCGCGACCTCGAAGTGTCGATGGTCGGGCTGAAGCTGGGCGGCTCCGTGCTGCAGTTGGGAGGACGGGATCCCGTCCTGATCGCCGAGCTCGCCCGCGTGGCGGGCATCAGCGGAACCGCGATCGCCGTCGTCGAGACAGAGGAGGAAGCCGGTGCGATCCAGCACGCCGCCGAGCAGACGGGCGTCCTGATCGACATCCGAACCGCCAGCCTCTCCGCATTGCCGTGCGACCCGGAGTCGGTCGACATCGTCGTCGTTCCCTCCCTGCTGGGCACGCTCCGAATGAACCAGCGGGTCCTCTGCCTGCAGCAAGCGCTTCGCGTTCTCCGCCCCGGGGGGCGAATTATCGTGGTCGAAACGGCGCCGCGCGGCGGCCTTGGCGCGATCTTCTCGCAACGCACGCTCGACCGGACGTTCGTCATGAACGGTGGCGCGAAGGGCGCGCTCGATGCTGAAGGCTTCCGCGCCGTCCGCCTTCTGGCCGAACGCGAAGGAAAGCAGTTCTTCGAAGCGGCCCGTCCCTGA